The DNA window GAGTGAAACGAAATTAAAGATGATGGCGGAGGAGAAGGATAAACGGGCGATGAAGCTGTTTGCGCTGGTGGAACAGCCGGCGAAATTTCTGGCTACGATCCAGGTGGCGATCACTCTGGCAGGACTCTTAGGGGGCGCGTTTGCGGCGGATAATTTCGCGGGGCCTCTGACAGATCTTCTGGTCAGAGCGGGAGTGACGATTCCGGAGAATGTATTGAATTCCATTGCGGTGGTTGTGATCACGCTGGTCCTGACTTACTTTAACCTGGTGTTTGGGGAATTGGTCCCCAAAAGGATCGCTATGAAGAAGACAGAGGCTATGGCCCTTGGAATGTCCGGCCTGCTGTCCTTTGTTTCTAAGGCGGCGGCTCCGCTGGTATGGCTTTTGACAGCTTCTACCAACGGAATCCTGCGGCTGATGGGGATCGACCCAAATCAGGACGAGGACACTGTGACAGAGGAAGAAATCCGCATGCTTCTGGTGGAAGGCAACGAGAAGGGGATTATCCCCCAGGAGGAAAATGATATCATCCAGAATGTATTTGAATTTAACGATACTTCTGTGGAACAGATCTGTACAAGACGTCGGGATGTGATCTATCTTTCTCTTCAGGACGACATGGAAGAGTGGGAGAAGATCATTTATGAAAACCGCCATACCCACTATCCTGTCTGTCGGGAGGGCCAGGAAGACATTGTGGGCGTGCTGGATACGAAAGATTATTTCCGGCTGAAGGATAAATCCAGAGAAAGCGTTATGAATTCAGCGGTAGACAAGGCGTTTTTTATTCCAGAGATCATGAAGGCCAATGTGCTGTTTGCGAAGATGAAGCAGACACGCAATTATTTCGCGGTGATCGTAGATGAGTACGGCGGCCTGTCCGGGATCATAACCCTTCACGACTTAATGGAAGCCTTGGTAGGAGATCTGAGGGAACTAGAAGAACCTATAGAACCGGAAGATATTGAGAAGCTGGATGAAGGAGTTTGGAAGATTCAAGGATGCGCGGATCTGGAAGATGTAGCGGAAGAGTTGAAGATAAAATTAGATCTGGAGGACTATGATACTTTCAGCGGTTATATCTGCGGAGAAATAGGACGGATACCAAGCGATGGGGAAAAATTCCATATAGAAACAGAAGAATTGTCTATTGATGTGAGAGATGTAGAAAATCATGTGATCAAGGAGACGATCGTAAGATTGAAATAATCGGAATTGTTTCCGAATTGTAGTTGGGGCCGGGGGATTTTTAAAAATCCCCCGGCCCCAACTGATGAATTACGTATCCACCAGTGAGGGATGCCCCGATGTAGCATAGGATTCCCCCGGTATTTCCAATGGTTTCCGCGATTTGACAGAATATTTTCTGTGTCATGTCATAGTAGGGACTGATGTAGAACATGTTGATAGGGCCATATTGATGAAGGAAAAGATTCAGCCCTGTGGCGATCAGACAGCAGGTGAGGTAGCAGACAGCGGCGCCGGCGAACCCGCTCCTATCTTTGTTCTTCCTGCGGATATATCCTGCGGAAAGCCCAATCCCGATCAATGCGAAATGCCAGGCGTAGGAGTGGATGGTCAGCGGAGCGCAGCCGTAATGCATTCCGCTGGTATCGCAGAAAGCAAAGATTCCGCCCAAGAGACCAAAATCCATCAAGAAAGACAAGAAAGCCTGATACAGCCTGGGGGATCTGATCCAAGGAAGAAGGAGACAGATATACATGGGCGTGCTGCATAGCTGGAAGGGGAAATACCACCAGTTGTAAACGCCGTTATTTAGTTGATATGTGATACACCACTGTTTCCAGATCTCGCTTGCGAGCAGGACCAGTCCGCAGCACAGGAAGAAATATCTTTGTTTTTTCATAATTGACTGCCTCGATATCAGTGTGTCTTAGAATGTATTTATTATACACCTGGCGCAATAAATGTGCTATAATACAAATACTGTGCCCGCAGAGGGATGGGAGACAGCATACAATAAGAGATGAGGTGGAAATATGCGGACGAAAAATGCGTGTATGCTGATATTGACAGCATTTATCTGGGGGACGGCTTTTGTGGCCCAAAGTGTGGGAATGGATCATCTTGGCCCGTTTACCTTCAACGGTGTGCGGAATCTGATCGGAGGAGCGGCTTTGCTTCCCTGTATCTTTTTCCTGGAAAGATGGAACCGGAAGGATCAGAAGAAGGAATCAGGGCAGGAAGTCCCCGGTACGAGAAAGGATCTGATCACAGGCGGAATCGCCTGCGGTCTTCTGCTTTTTGCGGCCAGCAGTCTTCAGCAGATCGGCCTAGTCTATACATCGGCTGGAAAGGCAGGGTTTATTACGGCTTTTTATATCGTGATCGTACCGGTGCTGGGGATTTTTCTTCATCAGAAAGCAGGATGGAAGATCTGGGCGGCGGTGGCGGCGGCGCTTGCTGGTTTATATCTTTTGTGTATTACCGATGGTTTTTCGGTCAATATCGGAGATTTCTATGTGCTTCTATGCGCATTGTTGTTTTCCCTGCATATCCTGGTGATCGATCATTTTGCGCCGAAGGTAGATGGGGTAAAAATGTCCTGTATCCAGTTTTTTGTATGCGGGATCGTTTCCCTGGTCCCAATGTTTCTATGGGAAGAACCAAGAATAGAAGGCTTGCTCTTAAGCTGGTTTCCTCTTCTGTATGCGGGAGTGCTTTCCTGCGGTGTGGCTTACACCCTGCAGATCGTGGGGCAGAAGAATGTGAATCCAACGGTGGCTTCTTTGCTTTTGAGTCTGGAGTCCTGTTTCTCTGTTCTGGCTGGATGGATTATCCTTGGGGAACGGCTGTCGCTAAGAGAGGGAGCAGGGTGTATTTTGATGTTTGCGGCGATCGTGCTTGCACAATTGCCGGAGAGAAAGGAGAAATTGCAGTATGAATAATTATCCGCTGATTCTTAAAATGATGGAATACTATGCGGGGCGTCCAAAGCAGATCCAGCATTTTATGAAAGTGTACGCCTATGCGAAACTGATCGGGGAGATGGAACACATTTCGCCGGAACTCCAGAGGATCCTGGAAACGGCCGCGATCACTCATGATATTGGTATCAGAGCCAGCGAGATAAAATATGGAAATTCCAGCGGAAAAAATCAGGAGTTAGAAGGTCCGCCGGAGGCGCGGAAAATGCTTTGGGAACTTGGGTATGACGAAGAACTGATCCAAAGGGTATGCTATCTGATTGGCCATCATCATACTTATCAGAAAATCGATGGTATAGATTATCAGATCTTGGTTGAAGCTGATTTCCTGGTCAATCTGTATGAAAACGGAAATGATTCTCAAGCGGTAAAGACAGCTTTGGAGCGAATTTTTGTGACGGAGACAGGAAAAACTTTGTGCAGGACAATGTTCGGTATACAGGAACCCCAAATAGACAAGAAGGGAGAAATATCATATGGTACGAGAAATTAAGAAAGAAGATTATCAGCTCTATATGGATTTAAGCCGTGAATTCTATGATTCCGACGCGGTGCTCCACTCTATTCCAGCTTCTTACAGGGAAGAGACTTGGAAGGAAATGATGCGTTCAGAAGAGTTTGTCAAAGGATATATTCTGGAAAAGGACGGGATCGAAGCCGGGTACGGGCTGACCAGTTATACCTTTTCCCAGGAAGCCGGCGGAAGAGTGGTCTGGCTGGAAGAATTATATATCCGTCCTGAATATCGTTGCCATGGACTTGGAAAAGAGTTCTTCCGGTATGTGGACGAAAAGGTAGCCCCCACGGTGAAACGGCTTCGGCTGGAGATCGAACCGGACAATCTGCGGGCGAAAAAACTGTATCTTGCTATGGGTTATAAGGATCTGCCTTACGTCCAGATGATCAAAGAAGCACAGGAGGATTAGAAGATGAGATTTGTAATTCAGAGAGTATCGGAAAGCGAAGTGAAGGTGGACGGAGAGATCCTGGGAAAAATCGGGAAAGGATTCATGGTGCTGGTCGGAGTCAGCGACAGTGATACAAAGGAGACCGCGGACAAAATGATCCGGAAAATGCTTGCTCTTAGGATTTTTGAAGATGAGCAGGGGAAAACAAATCTTTCACTGGAAGCGGTGGAGGGAGAACTTCTGCTGATCTCTCAGTTTACTCTGTATGCTAACTGCAAGAAAGGAAACAGGCCAAGTTTCATTGGAGCCGGAGCGCCGGATATGGCAGAAGAGATGTACGAGTATATTATCAGTAAGTGTAAAGAACAGGTTCGTGTCGTAGAAAGAGGAAGATTTGGGGCGGATATGAAAGTCAGCCTTGTTAATGACGGGCCGTTTACCATTATCCTGGATTCAGATACATTGTAGAAAAAGACCAGGCGCCGCAGCAGTCTTTTGGCTGTCGGCGCCTAAAAAGAGGAAAAGATTAAGTCTGTGCATAGAAAAACGCACAGGAAATGTAAAAAATGATATCCAAAAAGAAATAATTACAATAATAAAACAACTGCGGGGAAAAAATTAAGAAACCAAAGAAAAATCTGATAAGTTTGAACGATATGAGTAGAAAACTATTAACTGATGGAAATATAATATCATAATCTGAAAAATATGTAAAGGAGAAAAACGGGAAAATCTCGTTTTTCTCCCAGGCAAGGCCTACTTCATAGCGCCGCCTGTCAGTACGGAACGTACATGGTCAATTTCCTGCTGGGTTGCCTTTGCGGCGGGAATATAATAGCTTTTCTCCCGCGCGATCTGATAAAGCTTTTCCTGAGACATTTCACATTCATTGCGCAGCTGCTTCAAACACTGCTTTAATTCTTTGTTTTCTGTCTGAGGGATCATTTCCCCATATCTTACAAGTTCTCCATTTACGCCGGCCAATGCATCTGCTACCATCGTTTTGTCGTCTAACATTGTTCTTCCTCCTACAAAAATTTTAAAAGATCCTGTTTGTTTTTCATTGCGCAGTTTGCCGCATCCTGAAAAAGTTTTTTTACTTCCGGGTCCTTTGCCTGCGCGGCATAGTCGTTCATTTTACAGTGGGATGTCTCATAGCCCCCGATCAGGTGGCGAAGGTTCTGCAGATCTAAAATTGATATTTCGGACATTGTCTTTCCTCCTTTAAGAACAATTGTGGTTTTTCGGGATTAGTATGTGTCAAAAAGAGGAAAATATGTTAGATCAGAGTTAAATTTTTCGCGCTTTCCGATTGACGGACAAAATATTGGAAGAGTTTCCCCATTTTATTATTTCTTTGATACATACATTCCGGATGCCATTGGACGCCTGCCGCAAAAGAATGGGAGGCAGACTCAATGGCTTCTATGATTCCGTCCGAAGCTACCGCGGTCGGTTTGAGGTTCTGTCCAAGTTGTCTCACGCATTGGTGATGAAAGCTATTTACAATCTGATGTTCTCCAAGAATGTTATATAGTATGCTATTTTTTGAAATGATGATTTTATGGCAGGGGTCGGAACGGCTGTCAGAGATCTGCATATGTTGAAGGGAGGAAGCGTCCCGCAGGGAAAGATCTTGGCAGATCGTGCCTCCAAGAGCCAGATTAAGGATCTGCATCCCTCTGCAGATTCCAAAGACCGGAAGTTTTGTCTCCAGCACATGGCGCATGAAACTTAGATGGAACCAATCCGTGTCCCAATTAGTCCTGCCCTGGGCAGTCAGAAGATCTTCCCCAAACAAAAGCGGGGAGACATCATCGCCGCCGCAGAAGAGAAATCCATCGCAAAGGTCAGTATAAACAGAGAAAGATGATTCTTTGGCGCAGGGGATGAGAACGGCAGTGCCTCCCGCCGCTTCAACGGCTTTAATATATGTGTCTGTGACAAACTGTCTCCCGTTGTGATAGCCGCAGGAGATGATCCCGATGATTGAAGTCATAAAAATCCCTTTCATAAACTGAATTTGAAGAGTATACTGATTATATAGGATAATATGCAAAGGAGTGGCTGAATATGAAATTGATCGACATGCATTGTGATACTTTGTGGAAGATGATGGACCTTGATAAAGAGGGAAATCTGATGGAGAATCAATGCAGTATCAATATCCCCGGTATGAAGAAAGCCGGTACGCTGGCCCAGTTTTTTGCATGCTTCACATATTTAGAGGATTACAAGGCAAAGGGAGCGTATGAGAAAGGGTACGCGCGCATCCTGGAGATGATCCGTTTTCTGGATCAGCAGATCAACGCGTTTCCTGATGAAATCGCCCGCGCGTGCTCCAGGAAGGAGATCCTCAGGAATGAATCAGAAGGAAAGATTTCTGCTCTTCTTGGGGTGGAGGACGGCGGCGTGCTCAATGGGAAGATGGAAAGGCTGGAGGAATTGTATCGGAAAGGCGTCCGGCTGGTAACGCTGCTGTGGAATCACGAGAACTGTATCGGGCATCCAAACAGCAGGCGGCCGGGAGAGATGTGGCAGGGATTGAAGCCGTTTGGAATCCAGATGGTAGAGAGAATGAGCGAGCTGAAAATGATCGTAGATGTGTCCCACGCCTCTGATGGGACTGTGCGGGACGTGTTGGAACACGCGAGGGGAGCGGTGATCGCCTCCCATTCTAACTGCCGGGCGGTATGCCCTCATCCAAGGAATCTGACAGATGAGATGATCCGGGCGATCGCAAACAGGGGCGGAATCGCGGGAGTAAATTTCTATGGGCCGTTTCTGGGTACAGAGACGGAATCCAGGATTTCTGAGATCACGCATCATATCCTTCATATGATTGACGTGGGAGGCAGCAGTTTTCCCGCGATCGGCACAGACTTTGACGGGTTTGACGGTATGGAGGTTATGGATATCCCGGAGGTGGGGAGCATGGAACGTCTCTGGGAAGCGCTGAAGAAAAAAGGGATATCAGAGCGGCAGCTGGATATGATCTGGCGGAGAAACGCCCTGCGTGTGATCCCATAAGCGCTGCTGCTGTCTGATATTGCACAGGGAAATTGAAAAAAATAAAATTCCCTCTTTTCTGTATGGAAAAGCTGTGCTATAATAGACAGGTACGCAGATGTAGTTCATCGGTAGAACACCAGCTTCCCAAGCTGGGGAGGCGGGTTCGACTCCCGTCATCTGCTTGGAAAAGCCGGAAGCGTTGCATAGTCAGCGTTTGCGGCTTTTTTGAGTATGATTTTGTTTGCGGGAAGCGTAAAAGCAAAAGCGGCGGGAGGAAAAGTATGAAAATAGTGTTTTTGGACGCGAAAACGATAGGTGATGATATAGACTTATCCGGTTTCGATCGGCTGGGAGAAGTGGTAAAATATGGATTTTCCCGGTCGGAGCAGGTCCCTTGGCGGACGGCGGACGCGGATGTGGTCATCGTCAATAAGGTGGAGGTCAATGAATCCACCATTGGAAACGCGAAGAACTTAAAGCTGGTTTGTGTGACGGCCACCGGAACCAACAATTTAGATAAGGAATACCTGGACAGACGGGGAATCGCCTGGAGGAATGTGGCCGGCTATTCGACTCAGTCGGTGGCACAGCATACCTTTGCCATGCTGTTCTATCTTCTGGAGAAGCTGCGTTATTATGATGATTATGTAAAGGAAGGCCGTTATGTAGATGATACGATCTTTACCCATTTCGCGGAAAGTTTCTATGAATTGAACGGAAAGCGGTGGGGGATCATTGGGCTTGGAAATATTGGAAGAAAGGTAGCAAAGATCGCGGAAACATTCGGAGCGGAAGTGGTATACGCTTCCGCGTCGGGCAGCGCGCCACAGGAGGGCTATCATCAGGTGGATCTGAATACGCTGCTTCGGACTTCGGATATCATTTCCGTCCATGCGCCATTGGATCAGAATACGGAAGATCTGATCGATGCCAGGGCTTTTCAGAAGATGAAGAAAAGCTGTATTTTCCTGAATTTAGGAAGAGGGCCTATTGTGGTGGAAGAAGATCTGGCAGAGGCACTGGAATCAGGTGAGATCCAGGCGGCGGGGCTGGATGTGCTGAGGGAGGAACCTATGAGTCCGGATAATCCGCTTCAAAGGATCCGGGACAGCAGGCGTTTGTTTATCACACCCCATATCGGCTGGGCCAGCATTGAGTCCAGGACAAGGCTTATGGAGATCATCCAGGGACAGATTGAAGAATTCTTCTGTCAGAGATAATGGCTTAGTCCTGTCCGGCGATTTTGAGAAATTCTTCCATTGCTCGGGTCATATACTTGGCTTGCTTGTGGTAGAAGACGATGCTCCGCTTTGTCTGGGGGTTGTCCAGTTTGTAGAAGCAGCATTCATCTACATTGGCAATGTGTCGGATAAGCGTATCTCCAACAAAGGTGATGCCCATGCCGTACCGGCAGATATTGAAAGCGGTCACCTGCTGGTCTAATTTAAGGATCACATTGGGAGAGAACCCTTCCATCTGGCAGATTTTCTCTGCCCGGGAGCGGGTGTCATTGCCGGAACGAAGGAAGATGAAAGGTTCCAAACGGAATTCCCTCAAAGAGACACAAGGGAAGGATGGATCCAGATGCCGTCCCTCCAGGATATCCTTCTGGGTCAGCAGAAACCTGGAGAGCCGCTGGTTAGAAGGGAAAGCTATCGGCACTGACAGCAATAGGGTCTCGTCCGCGAGAAAATGAGGGTGATAGACAGACTCCGGAAACTGGCAGTTGTCGATGACCAAATCTAAAGCCCCCCGGGACAACAGCTCCATAAGCTGAGGAGTGTCCGCTTCTGTGAGATGGATTCTGACTAGAGGGTATTTCCTGGTAAACCGGGCGATCATGGGCGGCAGGATATAGGAGGCGAAAAGGTTGCTGCCTCCGATGGAAAGCTGTCCTGTCTTTAATTCATTTAAGTCATTCAGATAGTTTTCAAATCGGTTCTGGATATCCATGATCTCTTCCACGGATCGGATATAGTGTTCTCCGCATTCGGTCAGCTGGATCGGACTGACGCTGCGGTCGAACAGGGGCGCTCCGATCTTTTCTTCTACTTTTTTGACGGCAGCGCTCAAGGAGGGCTGACTGATATAGAGATTAGCCGCTGCCTTGGAAAAACTGCGTTCTTTGTAAACTTCATAAACGTAATGCATAGAATGGAACATAACCGCGCCATGCCTCCTGTCTTCTCTTATAGCCCCATTATAGCCTTCAGCGCTCGGAAACGCAATAAGCCGGAGGGAGGGGAGAAGGCTTCAAAGAGAATTAAGAATACCTTAAGTTGCCTCTTTTGGAACAGGTATAGTATAATAGAGTTCCGATAAGGAGAGGTCCATATGACAAAAGAAAAGAAGTATTCCAGAAGAAGGCAGCAGGTGAAAAGACAGATCCTTATAATCGTGATTTTAGCGGTTTTGGCAGTGGCAATTCCGGTCATATATACAGTAAGATCTTCTGCGGAAGAACAGAAAACCAGCGGGGCGATAAGCAGTTCAGAAGGAATCAAAGGGACGCTTCAGGAGACAGACAGAGCGCTTCAGGATGAGACGCCCCGGGAACGGCTGGCAAGGGTGAAAAAGACCGCGGTGGAACGGGGATATCCCGCCGGAGTTATAGAACTTCTGGATAAAAACGAAGAGACTATAGAATTCGTAGCGAATTATGAAGAAAAGAAAGACAGTTCCCCTGCTCAGACGATCGGGGACGATTTGATCCAGGGGGAAATTCCAGAGCTGATCCAATGGGATGAGCGGTGGGGATACGCGTCCTATGGAACCAGCATCGTGGCAGTCAGCGGCTGCGGGCCTACCTGCCTTTCCATGGTGGCCAGCGGCCTTACCGGAGATGCGTCCATCACTCCCGCCAGTGTAGCTGCCTATGGGACGGCAAATGGATACGTGGATGAGGAAAATAATACCTACTGGAAGCTGATGAGCGATGGGTGCGCGGCTTGGGGCCTGACATGCTATGAAGGAGAGATTGAAGAAACAGTGGTTGTCAGTCAGCTTCAGGCGGGCCATCCGATCATCTGCAGCGTAGGGCCGGGAGATTTCACGGACAAGGGACATTTTATCGTGCTGGCAGGGTATGAGGATGGAAAGATCAAGGTCAATGATCCCTTTAGCAAAGCAAATACAGAGAACTTATGGGAGTTTGAGCGGCTGGAGGGGCAGATCAAAGCCTTGTGGATCTACTCATTGAAAAGATAAATAGATATATAGCGTTTGTCAATTCTATACAAAAACACAGAAGAAAAATTGGTCAGGATTTTGTTTGATAAATCATTGACAAGCTTAAGAGTACAAATGGTAAAATACGGGGGGGGGGTAAAGAAGGGCGGAATGTTTCTTCAAAAACCTCAACCTAAGTAGAGGGTTTCTCGTGGTTTATCATATTATGTTTTTGTTAGGAAGGTCTTAATGCAAGGAAAGAAACAAAAGTATACGATCGGTGAATTGGCAAGGCTGACAGGGATCAGTATTACCGCTCTGCGTTATTATGACCGGGAGCAGGTTTTGATTCCCGCGATCCGCAATGAAAGCAACGGATACAGGTATTACTCCGTCCACCAGTTAGAGCGGGCGCAGACGATCCGAGATCTGAAGTCTCTGGGATTATCTCTGGAAGAGATCCGGGAGATTTTGAAAAAGAAAAGCCACCGTCAGCTAGAGGAATGTCTGCGAGAGAAAGTAAGGGAGATCGAGGGAGAGATTGAAAACCTGGAGAGTAAGCTTCTATCCGCCCAGAACGCGTATCGGAGAGTGACAAACGGCAGGAGTTTCCTGGATGTGGAGGCGGATACTTCCTTGTTTTCTGTGGAACATTTCTATCCGGTAGAGGTGGCGCCGCTGAAGGAAATGTGGGTTTTGTATACCCGCTATCCCAGCGAAGTGAACGCGGAGAATCTTTTTTCCGACCGGTGTCTGGAACTTCAGCGACTGAGGAGCCAATATAATCTGTATACGATCGGGCCCTATATCGGCATTTTTCATGATGGGTATGAACGGCAGTTCAGTGAAGAAAAGGGAGATTTGGAAGTCTGCCTTCCGGTGATCAAGCCGGACGGTTTCCAGTGTCGGGAACTGCGCCAGTTTGGCGGATTCCTTACAGCAAGCACGATCCACATCGGTCCTTACAGCAAGAGCCGGAAAACCTATCAGTATCTGGAAGAATGGATCGGAGACAATGGGTATGAGATCACAGGACCTCCATTGGAGTATTATCTGATGGATATCAGCAATACCTTCAGCGAGGAGCAGTATTTGACTAAGATTCATTTTCCCGTGAAAAAGCGGGAAAACTTGTAGGAAAAGCAGGAATATAGCACATCTTGAATTTTGAAATTCGACAAAATCCAAGATGTGCTGTTTTTTTTGCTTTTTTTTGGAAAGATAAATAAAATTTTCACACTTTTCTATTGACTTTCCACCTAAGTTCAGAGTTTAAGATGCATATCAGAAAGGCAATGCGCAGATGTCTGAACGAATGAAAAAGAAAGTGAAGGAGGGAAACAAAGACGATGGCTGAGAAAAGCTATGACAGAAGTTATGAGAAAAGGATCGTGGTTCTGTTTTCTCTGACTTGGGGATTCCTGCATCTGAACCGTCTGGCAGTGAACTTTATGATGCCCGCGATCATGGAATCCATTCCTATGACAAACGCCCAGGTAAGCTATATCAGCGGCGCGACAACGGTCGCGTTCGCGATCTCATCGGCGATCATAGGTTACATTTCTGACCGGACTGGACATAAGAAATGGTGGATCGTCCCGCTGACGATCACGGCGGGTGTTTTCGCGGGGTTGTCTTTTGCGGCCAACAGCTATGGGATGCTGATCTTCTTTCGGGCCGCGTTTGGCGTGGCGTTAGGTCCGATCCTGGTTCTGATCTACAATATCATGGAACCGGCATCCACAAAGGAATCTTATGGGAAGAATACAGGGTATGTGAATTCGACCTGTGAATTTATCGTAACCTTATGCGGTCCGATTCTGATGACCCAGCTCTGTACCTGGATGGGCTGGAGGAACTCAACAGCACTGATCTGTATCCTGGTACTCCTGGTAGGCTTTGCCATGATCAAGATCGTGCGGGATACAGGGAAATCCGAATTGCAGCTGGACAGCAGAAAGGGACAGCTTAGACAGGTGCTGAAGAAGAAGAATGTAGTCCTGGCAGGTTTGATCGCGGTCATGGGGCTTGGCGGATACTGGATCATTATGAACTACGCGCCGCTTTACTGGGTTGAGTATGCCGGCCTGGATATTAACGGCATGGGCTTTGTTACAAGCTCTATGGGTGTCCTGGCCATTATCTATGCCTTTGCGGTTCCGAAGATTTCAGATAATATAGGACGAAAACCCGTTCTGGCAGCAGTGTTTGGCGTGGCGATCATTGCCCCGGTGGTAATGGCGGTTATGCCAGAGAGCAAGGCAACAATCGTGGTGTATGCGTTGATTGCCGGACTTCCAATTTCTACGCTGCCGCTGTACTACTCGATCGTGCCTTATGAGTCTGTGCCGGACTCCCTGAAGGCTACGGCCGGAGGTTTCGTCGCAGGCGTGGGTGAAGCGGTAGGAGGCGCGGTTGTTCCGGCAATCTCCGGGAATGTGTGCCCAGATCTTAAGACTATTATCCTCTCTGCGGCAATCGTATTCGCTATCGCGATGGTTCTGTCCATCTGTCTGACAGAAACCAATCCCACAACCTTGAAAAAGCGAGAGGAAAGGGAAGCGCTGCAGGGACATCCGGGGAGAGCAATCTAATAGAAAGAGGAGGAAAGAAATATGAGCCAAAAAACAGTGTTTCCATACATACCGAATTCCGTGCCGGAAATCCAGGAAGAGATGCTCCGGGAAGTGGGCGCCTCGGATGTGATGGATCTATATGAAGAAATTCCTGAGGAGCTGCGGGTCAAAGGCCTGCTGAACCTGCCGGAACCAATCCGGGATGAACTTGGGATCAAGCGGCATATGGAGAAGATCCTTGCGAAAAATAAGAACTGCAATGAGTACGACAATTTCATGGGAGCAGGATGCGCCCAGCACTTTGTGCCGGCTGTATGTGATGAGATCGCCGGAAGAGGCGAACTTCTGACCTGCTACGGGGCGGAGACCTGGGCGGATCATGGGAAATACCAGATCTTCTTCGAGTACCAGAGCATGATGGCAGAACTTTTAGAAATGGACTTTCTGACGGTTCCCTGCCACTGCGGCGGCCAGGCGGTGTCCACCTCTTTTTGTATGGCAAACCGGATCACAGGAAGAAAGAAGATCTTAGTACCTAAGACCATGACGCCTCAGAATCTGCTGATTGCCCAAAATTATGTAAAATCTGCAATCGAAGAAAAAGCGCTGGTGATTGAGGAAGTGGCGTATGACCCGTCTACAGGAGAGATGGATCTTGCTGATCTTGAGTCAAAACTAGACGATACAGTTGCGGCAGTGTTGATCGAGAATCCTAATTATCTGGGTGTGATCGAAAGCCAGGGAGCAAAGATCGGAGAGATGGCCGCAGCGGCTGGAGCGGAATTTATCGTTTATGCGGATCCCATTACTTTGGGCGTAATGGAAGCGCCAGGGAATTATGGGGCGACGATCTGTGTGGGAGACCTCCACGGACTGGGTCTTCATCTGCACTGCGGCGGCGCCCAGGCCGGCTATATCGCCTGTAAGGATGATATGAAATACATGGTTGAGTTCAAAGAACTGGTAGACGGTGTGGTGGAGACGACTGTGCCTGGAGAGGTAGGATATACGGTCGTCCTGATGGAACGGACCCACTACGCGATGCGGGAGAAGGGGAAAGAATTCACAGGAACCCAGAACAATCTGTGGACCGCACCGGTAGCTGTATATCTGGCTTTGATGGGACCAAAAGGGATGGAAGAGATCGGAGATACAATCATGACCAAGAACCAGTACGCTGCACAGCGGTTCTCTCAAATTCCAG is part of the Lachnospiraceae bacterium KGMB03038 genome and encodes:
- a CDS encoding LysR family transcriptional regulator; translation: MFHSMHYVYEVYKERSFSKAAANLYISQPSLSAAVKKVEEKIGAPLFDRSVSPIQLTECGEHYIRSVEEIMDIQNRFENYLNDLNELKTGQLSIGGSNLFASYILPPMIARFTRKYPLVRIHLTEADTPQLMELLSRGALDLVIDNCQFPESVYHPHFLADETLLLSVPIAFPSNQRLSRFLLTQKDILEGRHLDPSFPCVSLREFRLEPFIFLRSGNDTRSRAEKICQMEGFSPNVILKLDQQVTAFNICRYGMGITFVGDTLIRHIANVDECCFYKLDNPQTKRSIVFYHKQAKYMTRAMEEFLKIAGQD
- a CDS encoding membrane dipeptidase, with the translated sequence MKLIDMHCDTLWKMMDLDKEGNLMENQCSINIPGMKKAGTLAQFFACFTYLEDYKAKGAYEKGYARILEMIRFLDQQINAFPDEIARACSRKEILRNESEGKISALLGVEDGGVLNGKMERLEELYRKGVRLVTLLWNHENCIGHPNSRRPGEMWQGLKPFGIQMVERMSELKMIVDVSHASDGTVRDVLEHARGAVIASHSNCRAVCPHPRNLTDEMIRAIANRGGIAGVNFYGPFLGTETESRISEITHHILHMIDVGGSSFPAIGTDFDGFDGMEVMDIPEVGSMERLWEALKKKGISERQLDMIWRRNALRVIP
- a CDS encoding MerR family transcriptional regulator, whose product is MQGKKQKYTIGELARLTGISITALRYYDREQVLIPAIRNESNGYRYYSVHQLERAQTIRDLKSLGLSLEEIREILKKKSHRQLEECLREKVREIEGEIENLESKLLSAQNAYRRVTNGRSFLDVEADTSLFSVEHFYPVEVAPLKEMWVLYTRYPSEVNAENLFSDRCLELQRLRSQYNLYTIGPYIGIFHDGYERQFSEEKGDLEVCLPVIKPDGFQCRELRQFGGFLTASTIHIGPYSKSRKTYQYLEEWIGDNGYEITGPPLEYYLMDISNTFSEEQYLTKIHFPVKKRENL
- a CDS encoding MFS transporter, which translates into the protein MAEKSYDRSYEKRIVVLFSLTWGFLHLNRLAVNFMMPAIMESIPMTNAQVSYISGATTVAFAISSAIIGYISDRTGHKKWWIVPLTITAGVFAGLSFAANSYGMLIFFRAAFGVALGPILVLIYNIMEPASTKESYGKNTGYVNSTCEFIVTLCGPILMTQLCTWMGWRNSTALICILVLLVGFAMIKIVRDTGKSELQLDSRKGQLRQVLKKKNVVLAGLIAVMGLGGYWIIMNYAPLYWVEYAGLDINGMGFVTSSMGVLAIIYAFAVPKISDNIGRKPVLAAVFGVAIIAPVVMAVMPESKATIVVYALIAGLPISTLPLYYSIVPYESVPDSLKATAGGFVAGVGEAVGGAVVPAISGNVCPDLKTIILSAAIVFAIAMVLSICLTETNPTTLKKREEREALQGHPGRAI
- a CDS encoding D-2-hydroxyacid dehydrogenase, which codes for MKIVFLDAKTIGDDIDLSGFDRLGEVVKYGFSRSEQVPWRTADADVVIVNKVEVNESTIGNAKNLKLVCVTATGTNNLDKEYLDRRGIAWRNVAGYSTQSVAQHTFAMLFYLLEKLRYYDDYVKEGRYVDDTIFTHFAESFYELNGKRWGIIGLGNIGRKVAKIAETFGAEVVYASASGSAPQEGYHQVDLNTLLRTSDIISVHAPLDQNTEDLIDARAFQKMKKSCIFLNLGRGPIVVEEDLAEALESGEIQAAGLDVLREEPMSPDNPLQRIRDSRRLFITPHIGWASIESRTRLMEIIQGQIEEFFCQR